A single region of the Polycladomyces zharkentensis genome encodes:
- the ctaD gene encoding cytochrome c oxidase subunit I: protein MYFLSGFVFFLIGGIEALLIRMQLIVPNNGFMVGDTFNQLLTMHGTTMIFLAAMPMIFGLMNVIVPLQIGARDVAFPFMNALGFWLFFVGGLLLNISWLFGGAPDAGWTSYVQLALNQYSPGPGIDYYVLGLQISGIGSMMGAINFLVTIVNMRAPGMTFLRMPLFTWTTFVTSALILFAFPPLTVGLLLLMFDRLFGSHFFDATGGGDPLIWQHLFWIFGHPEVYIVILPAFGIMSEVIATFSKKRLFGYSSMVFATVLIGFLGFMVWVHHMFTVGLGPMSNAIFGIATMAIAVPTGIKVFNWLFTMWGGRIRFTTPMLFAVGFIPTFVIGGMTGVMLASPPADFQYQDSYFVVAHFHYVLIGGTVFGLFAGAYYWWPKMFGKKLNETLGRWHFWLFLIGFHMTFLVQHWLGLWGMPRRVFTYQPGYGLEWGNQLSTAGALLMGVSIIFFLVNIAVTARRGEAADADPWDGRTLEWAIPSPPPEYNFAQLPLVRELDALWYEKMNGKKGVEPAEPLGSIHMPSPSYLPILMSIGFFIAGFGFVMRAIPAAVLGLIMVFITMFMRSFEHDPGYHIEPEEIEATEKGAKA, encoded by the coding sequence ATGTATTTTCTATCCGGTTTTGTCTTCTTCCTGATCGGCGGCATTGAAGCCTTGCTGATTCGGATGCAGTTGATCGTTCCGAACAACGGGTTCATGGTGGGCGACACATTTAACCAACTGCTTACCATGCACGGAACGACAATGATCTTCTTGGCGGCCATGCCGATGATTTTCGGCTTAATGAACGTGATTGTCCCGTTGCAGATCGGCGCTCGTGACGTGGCGTTCCCGTTCATGAACGCATTGGGCTTCTGGCTATTCTTCGTTGGGGGATTGCTGCTCAACATCAGCTGGCTGTTCGGAGGAGCGCCGGATGCCGGTTGGACGTCATACGTCCAGTTGGCGTTGAATCAGTACAGCCCGGGACCCGGTATCGACTATTACGTGCTGGGGTTGCAGATCTCCGGGATCGGCAGTATGATGGGGGCCATCAACTTTTTGGTGACGATCGTAAACATGCGGGCGCCCGGGATGACGTTCCTGCGCATGCCGCTGTTTACCTGGACTACGTTCGTCACTTCGGCTCTCATTTTGTTCGCGTTCCCGCCTTTGACGGTGGGGTTGCTGCTGCTGATGTTCGACCGTCTCTTCGGATCGCATTTCTTCGATGCGACCGGCGGCGGTGATCCGTTGATCTGGCAGCACTTGTTCTGGATCTTCGGTCACCCGGAAGTGTACATCGTCATTTTGCCGGCATTCGGAATCATGTCTGAAGTGATCGCGACGTTCTCCAAAAAGCGTCTGTTTGGATACTCGTCGATGGTGTTCGCAACCGTACTGATCGGGTTCCTGGGCTTCATGGTGTGGGTCCACCACATGTTCACCGTGGGTCTGGGGCCGATGTCCAACGCCATATTCGGGATCGCGACGATGGCGATTGCGGTTCCGACGGGGATCAAGGTGTTCAACTGGCTGTTCACGATGTGGGGCGGGCGTATCCGGTTCACCACGCCGATGCTGTTTGCGGTCGGCTTCATCCCGACATTCGTCATCGGGGGGATGACGGGGGTCATGTTGGCGTCCCCGCCTGCTGACTTCCAGTACCAAGACTCTTACTTCGTCGTGGCCCACTTCCATTACGTGCTGATCGGGGGCACCGTCTTCGGACTGTTTGCAGGCGCGTATTACTGGTGGCCGAAAATGTTCGGCAAGAAGCTGAACGAAACGTTGGGACGCTGGCATTTCTGGCTGTTCCTGATCGGATTCCACATGACGTTCTTGGTACAACATTGGTTGGGACTGTGGGGGATGCCGCGCCGGGTGTTCACCTATCAACCGGGTTACGGTTTGGAATGGGGGAACCAGCTGAGCACGGCAGGCGCGCTTTTGATGGGTGTCTCCATTATCTTCTTCCTGGTGAATATCGCCGTTACCGCTCGTCGCGGTGAAGCGGCCGATGCCGATCCGTGGGATGGCCGGACGCTGGAATGGGCGATTCCGTCTCCACCACCGGAGTACAACTTTGCGCAGTTGCCCTTGGTGCGTGAATTGGATGCCCTGTGGTATGAGAAAATGAACGGCAAGAAAGGTGTGGAGCCGGCCGAGCCGCTCGGTTCGATTCACATGCCGTCTCCGTCCTATCTGCCGATATTGATGTCGATCGGCTTCTTCATCGCCGGTTTCGGTTTCGTCATGCGGGCGATCCCGGCAGCCGTGCTCGGCTTGATCATGGTCTTTATCACCATGTTCATGCGTTCGTTTGAGCATGATCCGGGCTACCACATCGAACCTGAGGAAATTGAGGCTACGGAGAAGGGGGCGAAAGCATGA
- a CDS encoding cytochrome (ubi)quinol oxidase subunit III: MSDHNQLSMAPEMPHHTETSTLEGKNKILGFWFFLGAETVLFACLFGTYLALRHSTMNNGPTSEELFSLPMVAIATLILLTSSLTSVLGILGMHRENLKSMLFWFGVTVLLGLAFLGLEIYEFIEYVHEGHTFTRNAFGSSFYTLVGTHGSHVLFGVIWITTLIYQGRKKGITKETAPKFYVASLYWHFIDVVWVFIFTVVYLLGMIS, from the coding sequence ATGAGCGATCACAACCAACTGAGCATGGCTCCGGAAATGCCTCATCACACGGAAACCTCCACGTTGGAAGGAAAAAACAAGATCTTGGGTTTCTGGTTTTTCCTCGGGGCCGAAACCGTCTTGTTCGCTTGCTTGTTCGGTACGTACCTGGCTCTTCGTCACTCCACGATGAACAACGGTCCGACCTCGGAAGAGCTGTTCAGCCTTCCGATGGTCGCCATTGCGACACTCATCCTGTTAACCAGCAGCCTGACAAGTGTGCTCGGCATTTTGGGCATGCACCGCGAAAATCTCAAGTCGATGCTCTTCTGGTTCGGTGTGACGGTTCTGCTGGGCTTGGCTTTCTTGGGATTGGAGATTTACGAGTTCATCGAATACGTGCATGAAGGGCACACCTTCACCCGCAACGCTTTTGGTTCTTCGTTCTACACGTTGGTGGGTACGCACGGAAGTCACGTGCTGTTTGGCGTCATCTGGATCACAACCCTGATTTACCAGGGACGGAAAAAAGGCATTACCAAGGAAACGGCGCCGAAATTCTACGTCGCCAGCTTGTACTGGCACTTTATCGACGTGGTTTGGGTGTTCATCTTCACCGTCGTGTATCTGTTGGGGATGATTTCCTAA
- a CDS encoding cytochrome C oxidase subunit IV family protein, with protein MQTSTQTTTSQQPAKKQESVGKHLLSFAVMIVLTAIAFAAVGLKIIPTHLVVPVLLVMAAIQVFLQLFTFMHLDQKGSLFPIIFIFAGIFVAVISAFGIFMLL; from the coding sequence ATGCAAACGTCGACGCAAACGACAACCTCCCAACAGCCGGCAAAAAAACAAGAGAGTGTGGGCAAGCATCTCTTGTCTTTCGCAGTGATGATTGTTTTGACCGCGATTGCGTTCGCGGCGGTCGGTTTGAAAATCATCCCGACCCATCTGGTGGTTCCGGTATTGTTGGTGATGGCGGCGATTCAGGTGTTCCTCCAATTATTCACCTTCATGCACCTGGATCAGAAAGGAAGTTTGTTCCCGATCATCTTCATTTTTGCAGGGATCTTTGTCGCCGTCATATCTGCATTCGGGATCTTCATGCTGTTGTAA
- a CDS encoding cytochrome c oxidase assembly protein translates to MMHSHMHHAAHAGSPVASWFHWEAILIVLLLGIGYAWYTGPRQKRLGTTSPVPIHQKVWFYTGLVLIYVAHGSPLADWGHISFSVHMLQQSIMFLMMPPAILLGMPPDAARAIVKRIPKGLFAILTQPLSSILLFNLLFSLYHVPVIFDTLMSQSWYHVISHTLLILTAFMMWWPVVCPVPELDKLSELKKIAYIFANGILLTPACALIIFARELLYASYGHVQVFGFLPPIDDQQFGGVIMKIIQEIVYGMALGITFFRWVKKERAKSDEQTDAVAVRMRTAEGDGHA, encoded by the coding sequence ATGATGCACTCTCATATGCACCATGCCGCGCATGCCGGATCGCCGGTCGCGAGCTGGTTTCATTGGGAAGCGATTTTGATCGTACTGTTGTTGGGAATCGGTTATGCATGGTACACGGGACCGCGACAAAAACGCCTGGGTACAACGAGTCCGGTACCCATTCATCAGAAAGTGTGGTTTTACACAGGCTTGGTATTGATCTATGTCGCGCACGGCAGCCCGTTGGCCGATTGGGGACACATATCGTTCAGTGTGCACATGCTCCAGCAATCCATCATGTTTTTGATGATGCCGCCGGCCATTTTGCTGGGGATGCCGCCGGATGCGGCCAGAGCGATCGTCAAACGGATACCCAAGGGCTTGTTCGCGATTTTGACCCAACCGTTGAGTTCGATATTGCTGTTTAACCTGCTGTTTTCGTTGTATCATGTGCCTGTCATTTTCGACACCCTCATGAGTCAGTCATGGTACCATGTCATCAGCCATACACTGCTGATCTTGACCGCTTTCATGATGTGGTGGCCTGTGGTCTGTCCCGTACCTGAGTTGGACAAACTGAGCGAGCTGAAGAAAATCGCGTACATTTTTGCCAATGGCATCCTGCTCACACCGGCCTGTGCACTCATCATCTTTGCCCGTGAGCTGTTGTACGCGTCATACGGGCATGTACAGGTTTTCGGTTTCCTGCCGCCGATCGATGATCAGCAGTTTGGTGGCGTGATCATGAAGATCATTCAGGAAATCGTGTATGGAATGGCATTGGGGATTACCTTTTTCCGATGGGTGAAAAAAGAACGTGCCAAAAGCGATGAGCAAACGGATGCGGTCGCCGTTCGCATGCGCACAGCGGAAGGCGACGGGCATGCGTGA
- a CDS encoding DUF420 domain-containing protein codes for MSISMLLATVSTSCTVTSAICMAAGWVAIKKKKVDVHKRLMWLSVFFAFLFFVLYMSRTVLIGNTAFGGPESLKTAYNVFLAVHILLTVLSPVLVITTMTFAYRKRFDRHKRLGRRAAVIWFVTAITGVMVYLLLFVIFPPGPTTNHFQ; via the coding sequence GTGTCGATTTCGATGTTACTTGCAACCGTCAGCACATCATGCACGGTCACCAGCGCCATTTGCATGGCTGCGGGATGGGTGGCCATCAAAAAAAAGAAAGTGGACGTGCACAAACGGTTGATGTGGCTGTCCGTTTTTTTCGCATTTTTGTTTTTCGTCCTGTATATGTCACGGACGGTGTTGATCGGCAATACCGCTTTTGGCGGCCCGGAAAGTCTGAAAACCGCCTACAACGTGTTTTTGGCGGTCCATATCTTGTTGACCGTCCTTTCGCCGGTTCTGGTGATCACTACCATGACATTCGCTTATCGGAAACGATTTGACCGCCATAAGCGTCTCGGTCGCCGCGCCGCAGTGATCTGGTTTGTCACTGCGATCACGGGAGTGATGGTTTACCTGCTGTTGTTTGTCATCTTCCCGCCGGGTCCGACCACCAATCATTTTCAGTAA